Proteins from a single region of Chryseobacterium sp. T16E-39:
- a CDS encoding PLP-dependent cysteine synthase family protein, with protein MKYAKNILETIGNTPLVKLNKVLGEDFPALVLAKVETFNPGNSVKDRMALKMIEDAEKDGRLKPGGTIIEGTSGNTGMGLALAAIIKGYKCIFVTNSKQSKEKCDILRAVGAEVIVCPTDVKPTDPRSYYSVSKRLAKETENGWYVNQYDNLSNRAAHYESTAPEIWEQTEGNLTHFVVGAGTGGTITGCGTFFKEKNPDIKVIGIDTYGSILKEFHETGELHYDHAYTYITEGIGEDIIPENYDMSVIDHFEKVTDKDGAIYARKLAKEEGIFCGYSAGSAMAALVQMKDQFTKDDVVVVLLHDHGSRYVGKIYNDEWMKEMGWLD; from the coding sequence ATGAAATACGCAAAAAATATTCTTGAAACTATCGGAAACACACCACTGGTAAAGCTTAACAAAGTTTTAGGTGAAGATTTTCCAGCATTAGTTTTAGCCAAAGTTGAAACCTTCAACCCTGGAAATTCTGTAAAAGACAGAATGGCTCTTAAAATGATCGAAGATGCCGAAAAAGACGGCAGATTAAAACCTGGAGGAACTATTATTGAAGGAACCTCTGGAAATACAGGAATGGGATTAGCTCTTGCAGCGATCATCAAAGGATACAAATGTATCTTTGTAACCAATTCCAAACAATCAAAAGAAAAATGTGATATTCTTCGTGCTGTAGGCGCAGAAGTTATTGTATGTCCTACTGATGTAAAACCTACTGATCCACGTTCATATTATTCAGTTTCTAAAAGACTGGCTAAAGAAACTGAAAATGGATGGTATGTAAATCAATATGATAACTTATCCAACAGAGCTGCTCATTATGAATCTACTGCTCCTGAAATCTGGGAACAGACGGAAGGAAACCTTACCCATTTTGTAGTGGGAGCAGGAACAGGAGGTACTATAACAGGATGTGGAACATTTTTTAAAGAAAAAAATCCTGATATCAAAGTAATCGGTATTGATACTTATGGTTCTATTTTAAAGGAGTTCCATGAGACTGGTGAGCTTCATTATGACCATGCCTATACATACATTACAGAAGGAATCGGAGAAGATATTATTCCTGAAAACTATGATATGTCTGTGATTGATCATTTTGAAAAAGTAACCGATAAAGACGGAGCTATTTATGCAAGAAAGCTTGCCAAAGAAGAAGGAATCTTCTGTGGTTATTCAGCTGGAAGTGCAATGGCTGCACTGGTACAGATGAAAGATCAGTTTACCAAGGACGATGTTGTTGTGGTTTTACTTCATGACCACGGATCCAGATATGTAGGAAAGATCTACAATGACGAATGGATGAAAGAAATGGGTTGGCTAGACTAA
- a CDS encoding DnaJ C-terminal domain-containing protein has product MAYIDYYKILGVDKKATQDDIKKAYRKQARKLHPDLNPDDKEAEKKFKELNEANEVLSNPENRSKYDKYGENWKHGEEYEKAQQQQRQYQGQGQSYGGGYSGADFGEGEDFSDFFQSMFGQGGGGFGRSSRGSASGKFKGQDVQAELNLQLRDAAKTHPQTFEINGKKVRITIPAGVYDGQQIKLKGHGNPGMNGGPSGDLYITFNISVDPDFERVGDDLKTKVSVDLYTAVLGGDIKVNTLDGSVNLKVKPETQSGVTVRLKGKGFPVYKKEGHFGDLFVTYEVKLPTNLTDKQKELFEQLKNS; this is encoded by the coding sequence ATGGCTTATATAGATTACTATAAAATTCTGGGGGTAGATAAAAAAGCAACGCAGGATGATATCAAGAAAGCATATCGGAAGCAAGCTAGAAAACTGCATCCTGACCTTAATCCCGATGATAAAGAAGCTGAAAAAAAATTCAAAGAGCTGAACGAAGCCAACGAAGTTCTCAGTAATCCGGAGAATCGTAGCAAATACGATAAATATGGTGAAAACTGGAAGCATGGTGAAGAATACGAAAAAGCACAACAGCAACAGAGACAATATCAAGGTCAAGGTCAAAGTTACGGAGGCGGATATTCAGGGGCTGATTTTGGAGAAGGGGAGGATTTTTCTGATTTCTTTCAGAGTATGTTTGGACAAGGTGGCGGTGGCTTTGGAAGAAGCTCGCGGGGAAGTGCTTCGGGGAAATTTAAAGGCCAGGATGTACAGGCGGAACTTAATTTACAATTAAGAGATGCTGCGAAAACACATCCACAAACTTTTGAGATCAATGGCAAAAAGGTACGAATCACAATTCCGGCCGGAGTGTATGATGGGCAGCAGATTAAATTAAAAGGTCATGGAAATCCGGGAATGAACGGCGGGCCATCCGGAGATCTGTATATTACATTCAATATTTCTGTAGATCCTGATTTTGAAAGAGTAGGAGATGATCTCAAAACTAAAGTGAGTGTGGATCTTTATACTGCTGTTTTAGGAGGAGATATAAAAGTAAATACACTGGATGGAAGTGTTAATTTAAAGGTAAAACCTGAAACCCAAAGTGGAGTAACGGTAAGGTTAAAAGGAAAAGGTTTTCCAGTATATAAAAAGGAAGGGCATTTTGGAGATCTGTTCGTAACCTATGAGGTGAAATTGCCAACCAACCTTACCGATAAGCAAAAAGAGCTTTTTGAACAACTTAAAAATTCTTAG
- a CDS encoding exo-beta-N-acetylmuramidase NamZ domain-containing protein, which translates to MNLDFKIKNLLLICLIFLGVFNQYYSQNQTKGDFKTGADRPDVYLPLLKGKTIGIVTNQTGLMKDKTYLVDFLVKNGVKIKAIFAPEHGFRGDADAGEKVKNGVDSKTGISIVSLYGSNKKPKAEQLKGIDIVVFDIQDVGVRFYTYISTLTYLMEAAAENNVEVMVLDRPNPHDGYTDGPVLKKKWTSFVGMHEVPVVYGLTIGEYGKMVNGEKWLKNGVQAKYTLIPMQNYHKKQRYAISDKPSPNLPNDKSINLYPSLCFFEGTQVSVGRGTDTPFQVYGSPWTKSLPYQFTPKPNYGAKDPFLNGQLCYGENLSDYSTDLRELNLEWVIKAYKNYKNPQLDFFLKNLWFDTLSGTDELRKQIIAGKSIKEIKASWKPDLDTFEKIRSRYIVYEN; encoded by the coding sequence ATGAATTTAGATTTCAAAATTAAAAATTTACTTCTTATTTGCCTAATTTTTTTAGGAGTATTCAATCAATATTATTCTCAAAATCAAACTAAAGGTGATTTTAAGACAGGTGCAGACCGTCCTGACGTGTATTTGCCATTATTAAAAGGTAAAACAATTGGTATTGTAACCAATCAAACTGGTTTAATGAAAGATAAAACCTATTTAGTCGATTTTCTGGTAAAAAACGGAGTTAAGATAAAAGCTATTTTTGCCCCTGAACATGGTTTCAGAGGAGATGCCGATGCGGGTGAGAAAGTAAAGAATGGAGTTGATTCGAAGACAGGAATTTCAATTGTTTCTTTATATGGAAGCAATAAAAAACCAAAGGCTGAACAATTAAAAGGAATTGATATTGTCGTTTTTGATATCCAGGATGTTGGAGTTCGGTTCTATACTTATATTTCAACGTTAACTTATTTGATGGAAGCCGCTGCTGAAAATAATGTTGAGGTAATGGTACTGGACAGGCCCAATCCTCATGATGGATATACGGATGGTCCGGTTTTAAAGAAAAAATGGACTAGTTTTGTAGGAATGCATGAAGTTCCTGTAGTATATGGTCTGACTATTGGCGAGTATGGAAAAATGGTTAATGGTGAAAAATGGCTGAAAAATGGAGTACAGGCAAAGTATACCTTGATTCCAATGCAGAATTATCATAAAAAACAACGATATGCTATTTCTGATAAGCCGTCTCCAAATCTACCTAATGATAAATCAATAAACCTATATCCAAGTTTATGTTTTTTTGAAGGAACACAGGTTTCTGTAGGAAGAGGAACGGATACTCCTTTTCAGGTGTATGGTTCTCCATGGACGAAAAGTCTTCCTTATCAATTTACCCCAAAACCTAATTATGGAGCAAAAGATCCTTTCCTTAATGGACAATTATGCTATGGTGAAAATCTGTCTGATTATTCAACCGACTTAAGGGAGCTTAATTTAGAATGGGTTATTAAAGCTTATAAAAACTATAAGAATCCACAACTTGATTTTTTCCTTAAAAATCTATGGTTTGATACATTATCAGGGACTGATGAATTGAGAAAACAAATCATAGCAGGCAAGTCAATAAAAGAAATCAAAGCCTCGTGGAAGCCGGATCTAGATACATTTGAAAAAATAAGATCCCGGTATATTGTATATGAGAACTAA
- a CDS encoding DUF3575 domain-containing protein → MKYKFAMGFLSLFSLGMVQAQEKEQTIEKEKSLYVKGNALLLPVGVLNAGLEYQLSKKYTLQGDFLVSPWKSFAGHEFQYYSVSLEGRYYFDEAFKHWYVGANLSTAAFVLQKWNYWGSGTYTNDRGEKFVKSNLYQKGISVIVGVTAGYQFQLSENWNLDVYATVGTSQDFYKGYDRTTGKRYDMAKDFNKSGEVLPYRGGIMISYKLK, encoded by the coding sequence ATGAAATATAAATTTGCGATGGGTTTTCTTAGCCTGTTTTCATTAGGAATGGTACAGGCTCAGGAAAAGGAGCAGACAATAGAAAAAGAGAAAAGTTTGTATGTAAAAGGTAATGCTCTTCTTCTTCCCGTAGGAGTTTTGAACGCCGGATTAGAATACCAGCTGAGTAAAAAGTATACCTTACAGGGAGATTTTTTAGTTTCTCCATGGAAATCTTTCGCAGGACATGAATTTCAGTATTACTCTGTTTCCCTGGAAGGCAGATATTATTTTGACGAAGCCTTTAAACACTGGTATGTAGGAGCCAATCTTTCCACTGCTGCCTTTGTACTTCAAAAATGGAACTATTGGGGATCGGGTACCTATACCAATGATCGTGGGGAAAAATTTGTAAAATCCAATCTTTATCAAAAGGGAATTTCTGTTATAGTAGGCGTTACTGCAGGTTATCAGTTCCAACTTTCAGAAAACTGGAATCTGGATGTATATGCAACGGTTGGTACTTCTCAGGATTTCTATAAAGGGTATGATCGTACAACAGGTAAAAGATACGATATGGCAAAAGATTTCAATAAAAGTGGTGAAGTATTACCTTACAGAGGAGGTATTATGATTTCTTACAAATTAAAATAA
- a CDS encoding dicarboxylate/amino acid:cation symporter has protein sequence MKEIFKNYSGILFLLLGIIVGSIIGITAPGVVDYIKPLGDIFLNLLFVSVVPLVFFAVSNSIASLEQQSKFGKIIAVMSFTFLFFILTAAIFTIIAVYLFPMDPISGSSQIISEETHNETWGNRIVSFFTVGEFTELFSRKNMLALLIFAFLTGFAARKTGEIGQPFRLFLASGYEVMKELLLLVMKLAPIGLGAYFAFQVATVGPQLFGFYGKPLGIYYIVGTIYFFVFFTLYTFIANGRKGVKGFWTNAPYPTLTALSTCSSFATMPANLQAATKIGIPSSIANLVIPIGTTLHKNGSSISSIIKIYVAFLIIGKDFFEPSNLILALGITVFVSIVEGGIPNGGYIGELLMISVYKLPHEAIPAVMIIGTLVDPLATVLNAVGNVVAAMFVNRFVKVDS, from the coding sequence ATGAAAGAGATATTTAAAAACTACTCAGGAATTTTATTTTTACTTTTAGGGATCATCGTTGGAAGCATTATAGGCATCACTGCACCCGGTGTAGTTGATTATATTAAGCCTCTTGGAGATATCTTCCTAAATTTACTTTTTGTAAGTGTAGTTCCATTGGTATTTTTTGCAGTATCCAATTCTATAGCCTCCTTAGAACAGCAGTCGAAATTTGGAAAGATCATCGCTGTCATGTCATTCACCTTTCTGTTTTTCATACTAACTGCAGCCATTTTCACAATTATTGCTGTTTACCTATTTCCTATGGACCCTATTTCAGGAAGTTCACAAATCATCTCTGAAGAAACACATAACGAAACCTGGGGCAATAGAATTGTCAGTTTCTTTACCGTAGGTGAGTTTACCGAATTGTTTTCCCGTAAAAATATGCTTGCCCTTTTAATCTTTGCTTTTTTAACTGGTTTTGCAGCAAGAAAAACAGGGGAAATTGGTCAGCCATTCAGACTCTTCCTTGCTTCAGGATATGAAGTAATGAAAGAATTGCTTTTACTTGTTATGAAGCTGGCACCCATAGGTCTAGGGGCATATTTTGCTTTTCAGGTAGCAACTGTTGGACCACAGCTTTTTGGTTTTTATGGTAAGCCATTGGGCATCTATTACATTGTTGGGACCATCTATTTTTTTGTATTTTTCACCTTGTATACGTTCATAGCAAACGGGCGGAAAGGGGTTAAAGGGTTTTGGACGAATGCTCCTTATCCTACACTCACTGCATTAAGTACCTGCAGCAGTTTTGCCACCATGCCAGCCAATTTACAGGCTGCCACAAAAATTGGTATTCCAAGCTCTATCGCCAATTTGGTTATTCCAATCGGGACTACCTTGCATAAAAATGGTTCTTCTATATCTTCTATTATCAAGATTTATGTAGCATTTTTAATTATTGGGAAAGACTTTTTTGAACCTTCTAATTTGATTTTAGCACTGGGGATCACCGTTTTTGTAAGTATTGTAGAAGGAGGAATTCCTAATGGTGGTTATATTGGTGAGCTATTAATGATCTCTGTTTATAAATTACCTCATGAAGCAATTCCAGCTGTAATGATCATTGGAACATTGGTAGATCCTTTGGCTACAGTTTTAAATGCTGTAGGAAATGTCGTCGCGGCCATGTTTGTGAATCGGTTTGTAAAAGTGGACAGTTGA
- a CDS encoding aldehyde dehydrogenase family protein, whose amino-acid sequence MSTLTEQKSETTLQWPEFKAKYNNYINGQFTAPVNGQYFDVVSPVNGKNFTQAAHSSKEDLELAVDAAHQAFQTWKDTSSTERSIILNKIADRIEQNLEYLAIVETIDNGKAVRETLAADLPLAVDHFRYFASVVRAEEGSHNELDKDTVSLIVHEPLGVIAQIIPWNFPLLMAIWKLAPALAAGNCVVLKPAESTPISIMVLMEIIGDLLPAGVVNIVNGFGAELGRALVTNPKVSKAAFTGSTATGRLVMQYATENIIPVTLELGGKSPNVFFSSVMAADDEFLDKAIEGAVLFALNQGEICTCPSRLLVQEDIADAFIAKVIERVKAIKVGNPLDKTVMMGAQASQIQKDKILSYIKLGREEGAEVLVGGDVNNVGEGLEEGYYIQPTIFKGNNRMRIFQEEIFGPVLAFTTFKDEEEAIKIANDTIYGLGAGVWTRDAHQLYNVPRQIQAGRVWVNQYHSYPAGAPFGGYKQSGIGRENHKMMLDHYRQTKNMLISYNKNKLGFF is encoded by the coding sequence ATGAGCACACTAACAGAACAAAAATCGGAAACTACATTGCAGTGGCCTGAGTTCAAAGCTAAATATAACAACTATATCAATGGTCAGTTTACAGCACCCGTTAACGGTCAGTACTTTGATGTTGTATCCCCGGTGAACGGGAAAAATTTCACACAGGCAGCTCATTCATCTAAAGAAGATTTGGAACTGGCGGTAGATGCCGCTCATCAAGCATTTCAAACCTGGAAGGATACTTCTTCAACGGAAAGAAGTATTATATTAAATAAAATTGCTGATAGAATAGAGCAAAACCTCGAATATCTAGCTATTGTAGAAACGATAGATAATGGTAAAGCGGTTAGAGAAACTTTAGCAGCAGATTTACCGCTTGCAGTTGACCATTTCAGATATTTCGCCTCCGTAGTTCGCGCAGAAGAAGGTTCGCATAATGAACTGGATAAAGACACCGTTTCGTTGATTGTTCACGAACCTTTAGGAGTAATTGCTCAGATTATTCCATGGAATTTTCCTTTATTGATGGCCATCTGGAAATTAGCTCCGGCATTGGCAGCAGGAAATTGTGTGGTTTTAAAACCGGCAGAAAGCACTCCGATTTCTATTATGGTTTTAATGGAAATTATAGGTGATCTTTTACCAGCAGGTGTAGTAAATATTGTCAACGGTTTCGGTGCAGAATTAGGAAGAGCATTAGTAACAAATCCAAAAGTTTCAAAGGCTGCGTTTACAGGTTCTACAGCTACAGGCCGTTTGGTTATGCAATATGCGACCGAAAATATTATTCCAGTTACATTGGAGCTGGGTGGAAAATCACCTAACGTTTTCTTCAGTTCCGTGATGGCAGCTGATGATGAATTTTTAGATAAAGCGATTGAAGGCGCTGTCCTTTTTGCACTCAATCAGGGGGAAATATGTACTTGTCCTTCAAGATTGCTTGTTCAGGAAGATATAGCGGATGCATTCATTGCAAAAGTCATTGAAAGAGTGAAAGCCATAAAAGTTGGAAACCCTTTAGATAAAACTGTGATGATGGGTGCTCAGGCTTCCCAGATTCAAAAGGATAAGATTTTATCTTATATCAAATTAGGAAGAGAGGAAGGTGCTGAGGTTCTTGTGGGTGGAGATGTAAATAATGTGGGTGAAGGTTTAGAAGAAGGATATTACATTCAGCCCACTATTTTTAAAGGAAACAACAGAATGAGAATCTTCCAGGAAGAAATTTTTGGACCTGTTTTGGCTTTCACGACTTTCAAAGATGAAGAGGAAGCCATAAAAATTGCAAATGATACCATTTATGGTCTTGGAGCAGGAGTGTGGACAAGAGACGCTCATCAGTTGTATAATGTTCCACGTCAGATTCAGGCGGGGAGAGTTTGGGTCAATCAGTACCATTCTTATCCTGCCGGGGCTCCTTTTGGAGGATATAAACAGTCAGGAATTGGGAGGGAAAACCACAAAATGATGTTGGATCATTACCGCCAGACGAAAAATATGTTGATCTCTTACAACAAAAACAAATTAGGGTTCTTTTAA
- a CDS encoding chaperone modulator CbpM yields MHVQTENDIRYLMYEDLPTFERFTNWHYDLEINLPGLEVIHEMLQKMSDLKKKNRDLLAKLSTINARYEDI; encoded by the coding sequence TTGCATGTACAGACCGAAAATGATATCCGCTATTTAATGTATGAGGATTTACCGACTTTTGAGAGGTTTACCAATTGGCATTATGATCTTGAAATTAACCTGCCTGGACTTGAAGTAATTCATGAAATGCTTCAAAAAATGTCAGATCTTAAAAAGAAAAATAGAGATCTATTGGCCAAACTTTCTACAATAAATGCTCGATATGAAGATATTTAA
- a CDS encoding DUF779 domain-containing protein, which translates to MENKISRLSATEKALEVIWELEKKYGDLMFYQAGGCCEGTQPQCFEKGGFFPRMNDAMIGTVNGHEFWIDRDLFEYWKYSHFTLDVVDGFGPGGFSLETPLGKTFKVHYKLFTPEEYENLEPVKRSE; encoded by the coding sequence ATGGAAAATAAAATATCGAGATTATCAGCTACAGAAAAGGCACTGGAAGTGATCTGGGAGTTGGAGAAAAAGTATGGAGATCTCATGTTCTATCAGGCCGGTGGATGTTGCGAAGGAACCCAGCCTCAATGTTTTGAAAAAGGAGGGTTTTTTCCAAGGATGAATGATGCTATGATCGGGACCGTTAATGGTCATGAATTTTGGATCGATCGTGATCTCTTCGAATACTGGAAGTATTCTCACTTTACATTAGATGTTGTTGATGGCTTCGGACCTGGTGGTTTTTCCCTTGAAACACCTTTAGGAAAAACGTTTAAAGTCCATTACAAACTTTTCACTCCTGAAGAATACGAAAATCTGGAACCCGTAAAACGGAGTGAGTAA
- a CDS encoding ABC transporter permease — translation MNFPLYFSRKIAFSKDNKNNLSRVIIFIGRLSVALGIIVSLITVSTGFGSKKAIKERLADFSGHITVKSTRSNSSYNTSVLDKQGLNIQKIKALPDVESVQKYAMVTGIMRNEHNFAGIIFKGIGKDFDSVRFKKFLIAGRTPNVTEVGYNHGVTISQKIANDLHLKVKDSIVTIFSKADQKPIYRKFEVVGIYRTDIKMIDEQFVIGGINHVRKIQDMKPDDIGGLDIFFKNVNDIDSDFPEIEKLIGYKNYAEKATEKFPQITDWISIFDTNIALIIIIMLIVVIINIIMVLLILIIERTNSIGLLKTLGASNSQIRATFINYTLIIMVPGLLYGNIIGLGLLLLQKFFGIIKLNPENYYVSTVPVDLNPIAIISISVGILIISALALIVPSYLISKISPVKAIKYN, via the coding sequence TTGAACTTTCCTTTATATTTCTCTAGAAAAATAGCGTTTTCCAAAGATAACAAAAATAATCTTTCAAGGGTTATCATCTTCATAGGCAGGCTTTCCGTGGCTTTAGGAATTATAGTTTCATTAATAACGGTATCTACAGGTTTTGGTTCTAAAAAAGCAATCAAAGAAAGACTGGCAGATTTCAGCGGACATATTACGGTAAAATCAACCCGATCAAATTCTTCATACAATACTTCTGTTCTTGATAAACAAGGTTTAAATATCCAGAAAATAAAAGCACTTCCTGATGTTGAAAGTGTTCAAAAATATGCCATGGTTACAGGAATCATGCGTAATGAACATAATTTTGCAGGGATCATATTTAAAGGAATAGGCAAAGATTTTGATAGTGTACGCTTTAAAAAATTCTTAATTGCAGGAAGAACCCCTAATGTTACAGAAGTAGGGTATAATCATGGGGTAACCATTTCACAAAAAATTGCGAATGATCTCCATTTAAAAGTTAAAGACAGTATCGTTACCATATTCTCAAAAGCTGATCAGAAACCTATTTACAGAAAGTTTGAAGTAGTTGGAATCTACCGGACTGATATTAAAATGATTGATGAACAGTTTGTCATTGGTGGGATTAACCACGTCAGAAAGATACAGGATATGAAACCCGATGATATTGGAGGATTGGATATTTTCTTTAAAAATGTAAACGATATCGATAGTGATTTTCCGGAAATAGAAAAACTCATCGGTTATAAAAATTATGCTGAAAAAGCAACCGAAAAATTCCCTCAGATCACTGATTGGATAAGCATTTTTGATACGAATATAGCATTGATCATTATCATTATGCTTATTGTAGTAATCATCAATATAATCATGGTTCTGCTGATCCTTATTATTGAAAGAACAAATTCTATCGGTCTCTTAAAAACTCTTGGCGCAAGCAATTCCCAGATCAGGGCTACATTCATTAATTATACCTTGATCATTATGGTTCCGGGACTTTTATATGGAAATATTATCGGACTTGGCTTATTGCTTTTACAGAAGTTTTTTGGGATCATAAAACTAAATCCCGAGAATTACTATGTAAGTACGGTGCCGGTAGATCTTAACCCTATCGCTATCATTTCGATTTCAGTTGGAATTCTGATTATTTCCGCGTTAGCTTTAATTGTGCCTAGTTATTTAATCAGTAAAATTTCACCGGTTAAAGCTATTAAGTACAACTAA
- a CDS encoding helix-turn-helix domain-containing protein, with the protein MNDNKFLLNTPELKKENQLVSLVENQTKFNLNNCEFSIYETHKAAFDVKLHFDTIAFTAMLRGKKHMKLENKTGYFDYFPGESILVAPGETMVIDFPEADETPSQCISLSLNPEFIEDSLNHLNYTLPKIDETSQWNIQLDEYFLFNNKSLASATNNIMRIAMDDNSQKDIMADFALKELLIRLMQTQARSMVEKNIAKNKSRIGFAVDYIKKNLHQKLSIESIAKLAYVSKSNFFKMFKDELGTSPNDFILQERINRAKELLAGQNSIKETAFQTGFSDTNYFTRVFKQLVGVTPKSYQNKIIYFD; encoded by the coding sequence ATGAATGATAATAAGTTTTTATTAAATACTCCTGAACTGAAAAAAGAAAATCAGTTGGTGAGCCTAGTTGAAAATCAAACGAAATTCAATCTAAACAACTGTGAGTTCAGTATCTATGAAACTCACAAAGCTGCTTTTGATGTAAAACTTCACTTTGACACGATCGCTTTTACAGCTATGCTACGAGGTAAAAAGCATATGAAGCTGGAAAATAAAACAGGGTATTTTGATTATTTTCCAGGGGAAAGTATATTAGTTGCTCCCGGAGAAACGATGGTTATTGATTTTCCCGAGGCAGATGAAACCCCTTCACAGTGTATTTCTTTAAGCCTGAACCCTGAATTTATAGAAGACTCCCTCAATCATTTAAACTATACACTTCCTAAAATAGACGAAACTTCACAATGGAATATTCAATTGGATGAATATTTTCTTTTTAACAATAAATCCCTTGCTTCAGCAACCAATAATATTATGAGAATTGCGATGGATGATAATTCCCAAAAAGATATTATGGCCGACTTTGCATTGAAAGAACTTTTGATACGATTGATGCAAACTCAAGCAAGAAGCATGGTGGAAAAAAATATTGCAAAAAATAAATCAAGGATAGGGTTTGCTGTCGATTACATTAAGAAGAATCTGCATCAGAAATTATCCATTGAAAGCATTGCAAAGCTCGCATACGTCAGTAAATCCAATTTCTTTAAAATGTTTAAAGATGAATTGGGTACTTCCCCTAATGATTTTATTTTACAGGAACGGATCAATAGAGCTAAAGAGCTACTGGCTGGTCAAAATAGCATTAAAGAAACGGCTTTTCAAACAGGTTTTTCAGACACCAATTATTTTACAAGGGTATTTAAGCAACTGGTTGGAGTAACTCCAAAGAGTTATCAGAATAAGATTATTTATTTCGATTAA
- a CDS encoding alpha/beta hydrolase, with amino-acid sequence MKLLNFSVIILLFVSNMYHSQTPKRKFQISSDLEQIPLWPKNQMPDQSGTRGGEIITDKGSVTNVSTPRLIVHRPKNPNGTAILVISGGGYAHIELGKESTPTSDWLQSEGITAFELIYRLPQEGWKTTNVPFEDAQRAMRLIRSSAKNYEIDPNKIGILGFSAGGHLAGMIATQPNKKFYSPIDAIDSLSARPDFTGLIYPVISMLPPNNKTHAFKSILGANASTSEKIEFSVERQVNAQTPPTFLAQAIDDPISPVENSVLMDNALKKVNVPVEMHLFQTGGHGWGLGKKGSEVAAWTKLFKDWIKNVGLWK; translated from the coding sequence ATGAAACTTCTAAATTTCTCCGTGATCATATTACTTTTTGTAAGCAATATGTATCACTCTCAAACACCCAAAAGAAAGTTTCAAATCTCCTCAGATTTAGAACAGATTCCATTATGGCCAAAAAATCAAATGCCAGATCAATCCGGGACAAGAGGAGGCGAAATAATAACCGATAAAGGATCAGTGACGAATGTATCCACACCAAGATTAATTGTTCATCGCCCTAAAAACCCAAACGGTACAGCAATATTGGTTATAAGCGGTGGTGGATATGCTCATATTGAATTAGGAAAGGAAAGTACCCCAACTTCGGATTGGTTGCAGTCAGAAGGAATTACAGCTTTCGAGCTTATTTATAGGCTACCACAAGAAGGCTGGAAGACGACCAATGTCCCTTTTGAGGATGCCCAAAGAGCCATGCGACTCATCAGAAGTTCAGCTAAAAACTATGAAATTGATCCAAACAAAATAGGAATTTTGGGCTTCTCAGCAGGTGGACATCTGGCCGGTATGATTGCTACACAGCCTAATAAGAAGTTTTATAGCCCCATCGATGCCATAGATTCTTTATCTGCAAGACCAGATTTTACAGGACTGATTTATCCTGTTATTTCTATGCTTCCACCCAATAATAAAACCCATGCTTTTAAGAGTATCCTTGGAGCCAATGCATCAACTTCCGAGAAGATAGAATTTTCTGTAGAAAGGCAGGTGAATGCTCAGACACCACCTACATTTTTAGCTCAGGCTATTGATGATCCTATTTCTCCTGTGGAGAATAGTGTATTAATGGATAATGCATTGAAGAAAGTGAATGTTCCTGTTGAAATGCATTTGTTTCAAACTGGAGGACATGGCTGGGGATTGGGGAAGAAAGGGAGTGAGGTGGCGGCGTGGACAAAACTTTTTAAGGACTGGATAAAGAATGTTGGTTTGTGGAAATGA